A genomic region of Chryseobacterium sp. KACC 21268 contains the following coding sequences:
- the mtgA gene encoding monofunctional biosynthetic peptidoglycan transglycosylase: MWKFIKRLIFIVIIVNILFVIFGIFFNPPITWTQLGSVFKYGKLHRDYISSDDMGSNIKKAVLASEDQAFFNHNGFDYKAIEKAMKKNDKKGKVVRGGSTVSQQTAKNVFLWQGRSWLRKGLEAIYTFIIEKIWGKDIILERYLNVIEMGQGVFGIEAAAQYYYNKPAKDLTKSEAAWIAAVLPNPKKYDPKNPSAYLSKKHNWIMRQMNNIVLK, translated from the coding sequence ATGTGGAAGTTTATCAAAAGACTGATTTTTATTGTCATTATAGTTAATATTCTCTTTGTTATTTTCGGAATCTTTTTCAATCCACCTATTACTTGGACGCAGTTGGGAAGTGTCTTCAAGTATGGGAAATTGCACCGTGATTACATTTCCTCTGATGATATGGGGAGTAATATTAAAAAAGCAGTTTTAGCTTCGGAAGATCAAGCGTTTTTCAATCATAATGGTTTTGATTACAAAGCCATCGAAAAAGCAATGAAAAAGAACGATAAAAAAGGAAAAGTCGTAAGAGGTGGCAGTACGGTTTCCCAGCAGACAGCCAAAAATGTTTTTCTTTGGCAGGGGAGAAGCTGGCTTAGAAAAGGTCTGGAAGCGATCTATACCTTTATTATTGAAAAAATTTGGGGGAAAGACATCATCTTGGAAAGATACCTAAATGTGATCGAAATGGGTCAGGGCGTTTTTGGGATAGAAGCGGCGGCTCAATATTATTACAACAAACCTGCGAAAGATCTCACAAAAAGTGAGGCGGCCTGGATTGCTGCCGTGTTGCCGAATCCTAAGAAGTACGATCCTAAAAATCCAAGTGCTTATCTCAGCAAAAAACACAACTGGATCATGAGACAGATGAATAACATTGTTCTGAAATGA
- a CDS encoding recombinase, which yields MPIRLIRKDSFSTILKNYFSERNETLSLQPLSEIITSLKREELGVFTAYLKDNVTIKDNLTFYIHNIFQDKPFNLSLTEADILSENAFYPEFKKRILNKVLPPIENENTIWYLVDNVLVTPKKDLQFFQNSPEDKLDELFQLLKIDKFISNPHVKKELLFSLNILAWRVIGNALDVDVVKMAPEYRNFDNPFLALQNELDIINADFNQNPDFKFTSTDEVYKQTKIYMEQCLEFVNIAFKNSSKYGISSKTNQSLLKIRQQLNRMSDIIKLFVIDDDRDYLINSKQLFFNILQYKSHKNNLRDLVSDSTRLMSHLITNHTAETGTHYITSTLKAYMKMFWKASGGGVIVGALCVLKMLYSYIPASDFAHAFLFSMNYAMGFVMIYLMNFTLATKQPAMTAATMAKVLSDGNSRNTYIEFAHVVSQLFRSQFIAFVGNVLLSFPVSLIIIYGLEILFKQNFAFDKSNKLLYDLDPFQSKAILHACIAGVFLFISGVISGNISNNAVFFQIPKRIAKNPFINYFFGQSIAKRLSMYYSKNWAGIVSNFWFGVFLGATAPIGLFLGLDLDIRHITFAAGNFALGLYGKDFVISSYAFWISFITVFVIGFFNFAVSFGLSMLLAFRSRKVEMKEAREIFSEIFRYFIRNPFRFFFPLKSRLDAGSKRMIDEITTGSGDH from the coding sequence ATGCCAATTAGATTAATTAGAAAAGACAGTTTCAGTACTATTTTAAAGAATTATTTCAGCGAGAGAAATGAGACTTTGTCTTTACAGCCTTTATCCGAAATTATCACAAGCCTCAAGCGGGAAGAGCTAGGCGTTTTTACAGCGTATCTCAAAGATAATGTTACGATAAAGGATAATCTTACTTTTTACATTCATAATATTTTTCAGGATAAGCCATTCAATTTATCACTGACGGAAGCTGATATCTTATCAGAAAATGCTTTCTACCCTGAGTTTAAAAAAAGAATTCTCAATAAAGTCTTACCGCCAATTGAAAACGAAAACACTATTTGGTACTTGGTGGACAATGTTTTGGTAACGCCGAAGAAAGATCTTCAGTTTTTCCAAAATTCGCCGGAAGATAAGTTGGATGAACTTTTTCAATTGTTGAAGATTGATAAATTTATCAGCAATCCACACGTTAAAAAAGAACTTTTATTTTCTCTCAATATCTTGGCCTGGCGCGTTATCGGAAATGCACTGGACGTAGATGTGGTGAAGATGGCGCCAGAGTACCGTAATTTTGACAATCCTTTTTTGGCCTTACAAAATGAACTGGACATCATCAATGCTGACTTCAATCAAAATCCGGATTTCAAATTCACTTCAACAGATGAGGTTTACAAACAGACCAAGATCTATATGGAACAGTGCTTGGAGTTCGTGAACATCGCATTCAAAAATTCCTCCAAGTACGGAATTTCCAGCAAGACCAATCAGTCGTTACTGAAGATCAGACAACAGCTGAACAGGATGTCTGACATTATAAAATTGTTTGTGATCGATGACGACCGTGATTATTTGATCAATTCAAAGCAGTTGTTTTTTAATATTTTACAGTATAAATCTCACAAGAATAATCTCCGCGATCTCGTGTCTGACAGCACAAGACTGATGTCGCACCTGATTACCAATCATACTGCGGAGACAGGAACACATTACATCACTTCCACGCTCAAAGCTTATATGAAGATGTTTTGGAAAGCGTCTGGCGGTGGTGTTATCGTTGGAGCACTTTGTGTTCTGAAAATGCTTTACAGTTACATTCCAGCCAGTGATTTTGCGCATGCATTTTTGTTTTCAATGAATTATGCAATGGGTTTTGTGATGATTTACCTGATGAATTTTACGTTGGCCACCAAGCAGCCCGCAATGACAGCTGCGACAATGGCAAAAGTACTATCCGACGGAAATAGCAGAAACACCTACATAGAGTTTGCGCACGTTGTTTCTCAGCTGTTCAGGTCTCAGTTTATTGCATTTGTGGGGAATGTTTTGCTTTCGTTTCCGGTGTCATTGATCATCATCTATGGACTGGAAATTCTTTTCAAACAAAATTTTGCTTTTGATAAGTCTAATAAATTGCTTTACGATTTGGATCCGTTTCAGTCCAAAGCTATTTTGCACGCTTGTATTGCCGGTGTTTTTCTTTTTATTTCAGGCGTTATTTCCGGAAATATTAGTAATAATGCTGTGTTTTTCCAGATTCCTAAAAGGATCGCAAAAAATCCATTCATAAATTATTTTTTCGGTCAAAGCATCGCAAAAAGATTATCAATGTACTATTCTAAAAATTGGGCGGGAATTGTTTCCAATTTCTGGTTCGGGGTATTTCTTGGGGCAACTGCGCCGATTGGCCTTTTCTTAGGATTAGATCTCGATATCCGTCACATTACGTTCGCTGCTGGTAACTTTGCTTTAGGGCTTTATGGAAAAGATTTTGTGATCTCGTCCTACGCTTTTTGGATTTCGTTCATTACTGTTTTTGTCATCGGATTCTTCAATTTTGCTGTTAGTTTTGGACTGTCGATGTTATTGGCATTCCGTTCCAGAAAAGTAGAGATGAAGGAGGCACGAGAAATTTTCAGCGAAATTTTCAGATATTTTATAAGAAATCCATTCCGTTTTTTCTTTCCATTAAAGTCAAGGCTTGATGCGGGAAGCAAGCGAATGATAGACGAAATTACTACAGGATCAGGAGATCATTAA
- a CDS encoding choice-of-anchor J domain-containing protein: MLKKLLLSSLLMASLTTSAQTVIFSEDFETEMGRNSWINTDRDGDSQKWEFDNSSVDAFTGYYATSWSWYFEAFTPDNTLTSPVITLPNNSGKKLNLKFDVGAFDDAVFQEHYAVYVIPANSTFTGTETAVFEETLDAGYMDEAKHVTVDISEFAGQDVQVVFRHYDCTDLLVLIIDNIQVLETETLAVSDFDKSNLQVYPNPSSDFIKIKGVDNIQKIRLYDVSGKMVLETQSTEADIRRLPAGQYILNVHSGSEIISKKVIKK, translated from the coding sequence ATGCTTAAAAAATTACTACTTTCTTCTTTATTAATGGCGAGTTTAACTACATCAGCGCAAACAGTTATTTTCAGTGAAGATTTTGAAACGGAGATGGGAAGAAATTCCTGGATCAATACAGATCGCGATGGCGATAGTCAAAAATGGGAGTTTGATAATAGTTCCGTCGATGCTTTCACGGGATATTATGCAACTTCTTGGTCTTGGTATTTTGAAGCTTTCACGCCGGATAATACTTTGACAAGTCCAGTCATTACTTTGCCTAACAATTCTGGAAAAAAATTAAATTTGAAATTTGATGTTGGTGCTTTTGATGATGCTGTTTTTCAAGAGCATTACGCTGTTTATGTGATTCCAGCCAATTCTACTTTTACAGGAACAGAAACTGCAGTTTTTGAAGAGACTTTGGATGCAGGATATATGGACGAGGCCAAGCACGTGACTGTAGATATTTCCGAGTTTGCAGGTCAAGATGTTCAAGTGGTTTTCAGGCATTATGACTGTACTGATCTTTTGGTTTTGATCATCGATAACATTCAGGTTTTGGAAACAGAAACGTTGGCGGTTTCAGATTTTGACAAATCTAATCTTCAGGTTTATCCAAATCCAAGTTCTGATTTTATTAAAATAAAAGGTGTAGATAATATTCAGAAAATCAGGTTGTATGATGTTTCCGGTAAAATGGTTTTGGAAACTCAATCCACTGAAGCGGATATTAGAAGATTGCCTGCAGGTCAATATATTCTTAATGTTCATTCTGGTTCGGAAATTATTTCAAAGAAAGTAATTAAGAAGTAA
- the ychF gene encoding redox-regulated ATPase YchF has protein sequence MKCGIVGLPNVGKSTLFNCLSNAKAQSANYPFCTIEPNLGTVSVPDTRLFELEKIVNPERVLPAVVEIVDIAGLVKGASKGEGLGNQFLANIRECEAIIHVLRCFDNGNIIHVEGSVDPIRDKEIIDIELQLKDLETLGKAVDKAKKFIKSGKKEDVLTYETLLNLQKFVEDGKNAREFPFDDFTKTVIEDVQLLTKKPVLYVCNVDENSIKNGNEWIAKIEAMAASENSEVVVLAAQIEADINELETFEERQMFLEELGLEEPGVNRLIRKAYDLLKLQTYFTAGVKEVRAWTIGQGWTAPQAAGVIHTDFEKGFIRAEVIKYNDYMNYGSEAKVKEAGKLSVEGKEYVVQDGDIMHFRFNV, from the coding sequence ATGAAATGTGGAATCGTAGGTCTTCCGAATGTAGGAAAATCAACCCTTTTTAATTGTCTTAGCAACGCAAAAGCACAATCTGCAAACTATCCGTTCTGTACCATAGAACCGAATCTTGGAACTGTTTCCGTTCCAGACACCAGACTTTTTGAGCTGGAGAAAATCGTAAATCCAGAGCGCGTGTTGCCTGCGGTTGTAGAAATTGTGGACATTGCTGGATTGGTGAAAGGTGCGAGCAAAGGCGAAGGATTGGGTAATCAATTTTTGGCGAATATCCGCGAGTGTGAAGCAATTATTCACGTTCTAAGATGTTTTGACAACGGAAACATCATCCACGTGGAAGGTTCTGTAGATCCAATCAGAGATAAAGAAATTATTGATATCGAACTTCAGCTGAAAGATTTGGAAACACTTGGAAAAGCTGTTGACAAAGCCAAGAAGTTCATCAAATCAGGAAAAAAAGAAGATGTCTTGACTTATGAGACTTTGCTAAATCTTCAAAAATTTGTGGAAGATGGGAAAAATGCGAGAGAATTTCCTTTCGATGACTTCACAAAAACAGTGATCGAAGATGTGCAGTTGCTGACCAAAAAACCTGTTTTGTACGTTTGTAACGTGGACGAAAATTCCATCAAAAACGGAAACGAATGGATTGCAAAAATCGAAGCGATGGCCGCATCCGAAAACTCAGAAGTTGTTGTTTTGGCAGCGCAAATCGAAGCTGACATCAATGAATTGGAGACTTTTGAAGAGAGACAAATGTTTTTGGAAGAACTTGGCTTGGAAGAGCCGGGCGTGAACAGATTGATCAGAAAAGCTTACGATCTTTTGAAATTGCAGACTTATTTCACAGCTGGTGTCAAAGAAGTTAGAGCTTGGACAATTGGTCAGGGTTGGACGGCGCCTCAAGCAGCTGGTGTAATTCACACAGATTTCGAAAAAGGATTTATCCGCGCAGAAGTGATCAAGTACAACGATTATATGAATTACGGTTCCGAAGCTAAAGTGAAAGAAGCTGGAAAATTATCGGTTGAAGGTAAAGAATACGTTGTTCAGGACGGTGATATTATGCATTTCAGATTTAATGTTTAA
- a CDS encoding DNA topoisomerase IV subunit B — translation MSEINPVNYSEDNIRTLDWQEHIRLRPGMYIGKLGDGSSADDGIYILLKEIIDNSIDEFVMKAGKRIEIKVDEGKVTIRDYGRGIPLGKVVDAVSKMNTGGKYDSKAFKKSVGLNGVGTKAVNALSGFFRVKSVRENRVKMAEFSKGIIKIDYPEADSSDRNGTEISFVPDEEIFINFKFRKEYVERMLRNYAYLNPGLTILFNGEKFYSENGLKDLLEEELESEILYPIIHLKEEDIEVAITHSDKSQTETYFSFVNGQNTTQGGTHLNAFREAFVKTIREFYNKSFEAADIRKSIIAAVSIKVIEPVFESQTKTKLGSNEIEPGGMTVRTFIIDSLKNKLDNYLHRNPETAEAILRKIMISERERKELSGIQKLARERAKKVSLHNKKLRDCRHHYNDQKATRKSETMIFITEGDSASGSITKSRDVETQAVFSLKGKPLNCYGLTKKVVYENEEFNLLQAALNIEESLEDLRYNHVIIATDADVDGMHIRLLMITFFLQFFPDLIKNGHLYILQTPLFRVRNKKETRYCYSDAERLKALNELGKNPEITRFKGLGEISPDEFKHFIGKDIRLEPVVLGKDQTIAQILEFYMGKNTPDRQLFILDNLVVEEGDIDKKENLETV, via the coding sequence ATGAGCGAAATCAATCCTGTAAACTATTCCGAAGATAATATCAGAACCCTCGATTGGCAAGAGCATATCAGGCTACGTCCTGGGATGTACATTGGAAAACTGGGTGACGGTTCTTCTGCGGACGACGGGATCTACATTCTCCTCAAAGAGATCATAGACAACTCCATCGATGAGTTCGTGATGAAAGCCGGAAAACGCATCGAGATCAAAGTGGATGAAGGCAAGGTTACCATTCGCGATTATGGTCGTGGAATTCCTTTGGGGAAAGTGGTGGACGCCGTATCCAAAATGAATACCGGTGGAAAATATGACAGCAAAGCTTTTAAGAAATCAGTTGGTCTGAATGGTGTTGGTACGAAAGCGGTGAATGCATTGTCAGGATTTTTCCGCGTGAAATCTGTAAGGGAAAACCGCGTGAAAATGGCGGAATTCTCTAAAGGTATTATCAAGATCGATTATCCCGAAGCCGATTCATCCGACAGAAATGGAACCGAGATTAGCTTCGTTCCAGATGAGGAAATTTTCATCAATTTCAAATTCCGCAAAGAATACGTTGAAAGAATGCTTCGTAATTACGCTTATCTGAATCCTGGTTTGACGATTCTCTTCAATGGTGAAAAATTCTATTCCGAAAATGGATTGAAAGATCTTTTGGAAGAGGAGTTGGAAAGCGAGATTCTTTATCCGATCATCCACTTGAAGGAAGAAGACATCGAAGTTGCAATTACGCATTCCGACAAATCTCAAACTGAGACTTATTTTTCTTTCGTTAATGGACAAAATACGACGCAAGGTGGAACACACCTCAATGCATTTCGTGAAGCCTTTGTAAAGACTATTCGTGAATTTTATAATAAAAGTTTTGAAGCGGCAGATATTCGAAAGTCAATCATTGCAGCAGTTTCTATAAAAGTTATCGAACCTGTTTTCGAATCTCAAACCAAAACAAAATTAGGTTCAAATGAGATCGAACCCGGCGGAATGACGGTTCGAACCTTCATCATAGATTCGCTTAAAAACAAACTGGACAATTATCTTCACAGAAATCCCGAAACGGCGGAAGCAATTCTGAGAAAAATTATGATCTCGGAGAGAGAAAGAAAAGAACTTTCCGGAATTCAGAAATTAGCAAGAGAGAGAGCTAAAAAGGTTTCTCTTCACAACAAAAAACTGAGAGATTGCCGCCATCATTATAACGATCAAAAAGCAACACGGAAATCTGAAACAATGATTTTCATTACCGAGGGAGATTCGGCTTCCGGCTCTATCACAAAGTCCAGAGATGTGGAAACACAGGCTGTCTTCTCATTGAAAGGAAAACCTTTGAACTGTTACGGGTTGACGAAAAAAGTCGTTTACGAGAATGAGGAATTCAATCTTTTGCAAGCCGCGCTCAACATTGAAGAAAGCTTGGAGGATTTGAGATACAATCACGTCATCATTGCTACAGATGCCGATGTGGATGGGATGCACATCAGATTATTGATGATCACATTTTTCCTGCAATTCTTCCCGGATTTGATTAAAAATGGACATCTCTATATTTTACAAACGCCTTTATTCAGGGTAAGAAATAAGAAAGAAACAAGATATTGCTATTCCGATGCAGAACGTTTGAAAGCATTAAATGAATTAGGGAAAAATCCAGAAATCACCCGATTCAAAGGACTTGGGGAGATTTCGCCAGATGAGTTCAAGCATTTCATTGGAAAAGATATCAGATTGGAGCCGGTGGTTTTGGGAAAAGATCAAACCATCGCACAGATTCTG